In Brachypodium distachyon strain Bd21 chromosome 5, Brachypodium_distachyon_v3.0, whole genome shotgun sequence, the genomic window CTGCTCCCAGGACAGAAGACCATGCCGTCAGCTTCTGATGCTTCATCCTGTGCAAGTTGTACATGTGCTTGGCGTGGAGGTAGTATGGCTCATCATGACCGTGTCCTCCCATCCTCTTGACACCAGTGGCATGGAATCCACGTGAAGCTGATGCAGACACAAAGAGCAGGTAATCAGCAACCAGGAGTCAATTTAGACACGAAAAAGAACAGCACAACTTCATTCAATCCCCACAACTAACACCCAGTTCCACACAGTTTGCAGAATTGTGATCATGAAGCAAGTCGCCTAGCACAATGATAAAAGATTCCCATCATAAATCTGAGAACCAAACACAGAAGCTACATGATCATTCTACACAGCAACATGTGacagaacaaaacaaaacactaAGATCTAAGCAAATTCCATAGTATAATTATTACTAATATTATCAAACATAATCGGCGAGTTCTGTGAAAATTCATGTCCATGTCCAGCATGTCAGTTAGTACCTAACAAATACTAATAGTAACAGAAATGAAAATCCGGAACAAATCGATAAATATGTCAAACAGacatgaagaaaacaaatggaAATCATGAGGGTACAATACTGTTCCTTCACACCAAGGCCTGGTGGATAGTGGCGAAGTGAGAGAATCCTACTGCTAGTCTCCAAGTGTATGTGTGATGGTTCTTTATGAGCATCTATGACACATGATGGTCATCTAAAGTCCATCAACCTGATTCTCTGTTCATATTTACAGCACAACGCAACTCATGCGGCCTACCAAGAATTAGGACATAGACGAGCAAAAAGGGTTATAGTACCAAGTCCAACTAATAATCTCCCA contains:
- the LOC100840087 gene encoding uncharacterized protein LOC100840087, with amino-acid sequence MAASLNRGLRSGIHLLATGVEASKPASRGFHATGVKRMGGHGHDEPYYLHAKHMYNLHRMKHQKLTAWSSVLGAVSIGVGVPVYAVIFQQKKTSSG